In Virgibacillus proomii, a single window of DNA contains:
- a CDS encoding methionine ABC transporter permease encodes MLVDEQEIIQALWETIVMVGVSLIFSFIIGLVLGILLVVTRKGHLWENKFIFTALNTVINIFRSIPFIILMVAVIPLTRLIVGTSIGTAAAIVPMVLFAGPYIARLIENSLLEVDPGVMEAAQAMGATPWQIMMRFLIPEALSSLLLGITIATIGLVGASAMAGAVGGGGLGDLAITYGYQRFDTVVMVITVGILIIMVQSLQSIGNFIAKKVRRR; translated from the coding sequence ATGTTAGTTGACGAGCAAGAAATTATCCAAGCATTATGGGAAACAATTGTCATGGTAGGTGTATCTTTAATCTTTTCTTTTATTATCGGTCTCGTTTTAGGAATTTTATTAGTTGTGACACGAAAAGGGCATTTATGGGAGAATAAATTTATTTTTACGGCTTTAAACACAGTCATAAATATTTTCCGTTCCATACCATTTATTATTCTAATGGTAGCAGTCATCCCTCTTACAAGATTAATTGTAGGAACATCGATTGGAACAGCAGCTGCTATTGTACCAATGGTTTTATTTGCTGGACCATATATAGCCCGTTTAATCGAGAATTCATTATTAGAGGTGGACCCTGGAGTGATGGAAGCAGCACAAGCAATGGGAGCAACGCCATGGCAAATTATGATGCGTTTTTTAATTCCGGAAGCACTTAGTTCATTACTATTAGGGATAACTATTGCAACAATTGGTTTAGTTGGCGCTTCGGCAATGGCGGGTGCTGTTGGCGGTGGCGGACTTGGCGATTTAGCAATTACTTATGGATATCAACGCTTTGATACGGTTGTTATGGTAATTACAGTTGGTATTCTGATCATTATGGTACAAAGTTTGCAATCAATTGGCAATTTCATTGCTAAAAAAGTTAGAAGAAGATAA
- a CDS encoding MetQ/NlpA family ABC transporter substrate-binding protein, producing MKKIVFIFSLLLAAVLITACSKSEATSTVKVGISGSDTTIWDYVAKKAKKEGINVEIVRFSDYVQPNLALAEGEIDANSFQTISYFENFIKEHDLDLAPIATTVIAPMGLYSEKHDSPEDIPDGGTIALAKETTNMGRGLLLLEDAGLIKLEKGFDGNGSLDKIAENPKNLTFELLVAGQTPRVLPDVDASIINNGIAVDAGLSPLEDSIYHEDETATPYVNIIAVQAKDKDDKLLNKLVKIYQSEDVANFIKKERKGNTIPTFLPLSEIGYK from the coding sequence ATGAAAAAAATCGTATTCATCTTTTCATTATTATTAGCTGCAGTTTTGATTACTGCTTGTTCTAAAAGTGAAGCAACTTCTACAGTCAAGGTGGGAATCAGTGGCTCAGATACGACGATTTGGGATTATGTAGCAAAAAAAGCGAAAAAGGAAGGAATTAATGTAGAAATCGTTCGTTTTTCAGATTATGTACAGCCAAATTTAGCATTAGCTGAAGGTGAAATTGATGCCAATTCGTTTCAAACGATATCTTACTTTGAAAATTTCATTAAAGAACACGATTTAGACTTAGCGCCAATTGCAACAACAGTTATTGCACCAATGGGGTTATATTCCGAAAAGCATGACAGTCCTGAGGATATTCCTGACGGCGGAACAATCGCCTTAGCGAAGGAAACGACGAATATGGGAAGAGGATTGTTACTTCTTGAGGATGCTGGGCTGATTAAATTGGAAAAAGGTTTTGATGGTAACGGCTCATTAGACAAAATTGCAGAAAACCCAAAAAATCTTACGTTTGAATTATTGGTAGCGGGGCAAACACCAAGAGTTCTTCCAGATGTCGATGCATCGATTATTAATAATGGGATAGCTGTTGATGCTGGCTTAAGTCCTTTAGAAGATTCAATTTATCATGAAGATGAGACGGCAACACCTTATGTAAACATCATAGCCGTTCAAGCTAAAGATAAAGATGATAAGTTGTTAAATAAACTGGTAAAAATTTATCAATCAGAGGATGTAGCTAATTTCATTAAAAAAGAACGTAAAGGAAATACAATTCCAACGTTTTTACCGTTAAGTGAGATTGGATATAAATAA
- a CDS encoding M20 family metallopeptidase yields MTVVVKKIEKLKQQIAEDIDANQDRYIEISHTIHENPEIGNQEVYAAKTLTDLLVEKGFEIELDIAGHPTAFIAKRKGKKDGLKLAFLAEYDALPEIGHACGHNLIGTISIAAAISLSKVIDEIGGEVVVFGTPAEEGGPNGSAKGSFVKAGLVDRIDAAIMVHPGADTTLTGPSLAVDPLDFEFFGKAAHASAHPEQGINALDGVIQLFNGINALRQHVPKDVRIHGIITDGGDAPNVVPDYAKARFFIRAATRSTLNQITERIKAIAQGAALATGAEVKITAFQNEVDNFIVNQNFDDLFKQEVETLGEKVLSVEKTAIGSTDAGNISQVVPTIHPHIKIGPSDLIGHTVAFREAAKSKQADQALLIAAKAAAFTALKLITDEEAYKRVRREFQERTIAN; encoded by the coding sequence ATGACTGTAGTGGTAAAAAAGATAGAGAAACTAAAACAGCAAATAGCAGAAGATATAGATGCTAATCAAGACAGATATATAGAAATAAGCCATACAATCCATGAAAATCCAGAGATCGGTAATCAGGAGGTATATGCAGCTAAAACATTAACGGATCTTTTGGTAGAGAAAGGCTTCGAAATTGAATTGGATATCGCCGGACATCCAACGGCATTTATTGCCAAGCGGAAAGGAAAAAAGGACGGGTTAAAACTTGCTTTTTTAGCAGAATATGATGCTCTTCCAGAAATTGGGCATGCCTGTGGACATAATTTAATTGGAACAATAAGTATTGCAGCAGCAATTTCTTTAAGTAAGGTAATCGATGAAATCGGTGGAGAAGTAGTCGTATTCGGTACCCCAGCTGAAGAAGGCGGACCAAATGGAAGTGCAAAAGGAAGCTTTGTAAAGGCTGGATTAGTTGATCGTATTGATGCAGCTATCATGGTTCATCCCGGAGCAGATACAACATTGACTGGCCCTTCTTTAGCAGTAGATCCACTTGATTTTGAGTTTTTTGGTAAAGCAGCGCATGCATCAGCTCATCCAGAACAAGGAATTAATGCGCTGGATGGTGTAATCCAGCTTTTTAACGGAATCAACGCATTACGTCAACATGTTCCGAAAGATGTGCGGATTCATGGTATTATTACCGATGGTGGCGATGCACCGAATGTTGTACCAGATTATGCGAAAGCGAGATTTTTTATTCGTGCTGCCACAAGAAGTACATTAAATCAAATCACAGAACGAATCAAAGCGATTGCCCAAGGTGCTGCTTTAGCAACGGGAGCGGAAGTGAAAATTACTGCATTTCAAAATGAAGTCGATAATTTTATTGTGAATCAAAACTTTGATGATCTCTTTAAACAGGAAGTAGAAACTTTGGGAGAGAAAGTACTTTCAGTAGAAAAAACAGCAATCGGATCAACAGATGCGGGGAACATTAGCCAAGTTGTTCCGACTATTCACCCTCATATAAAAATTGGTCCAAGTGATTTAATAGGTCATACGGTCGCCTTTCGTGAAGCAGCTAAGTCAAAACAAGCTGATCAGGCTTTACTCATAGCAGCAAAGGCCGCTGCTTTTACTGCATTAAAACTTATTACGGATGAGGAAGCGTATAAACGTGTTCGACGTGAGTTTCAGGAAAGGACAATTGCAAATTAG
- a CDS encoding methionine ABC transporter ATP-binding protein encodes MITFDHVTKIYEGIQQQVTALDDVNLHIDKGEIYGVIGFSGAGKSSLIRCVNLLERPTSGKVVVDGKNILHLSSKKLREAKRKIGMIFQHFNLLNSKNVYTNVAMPLLLANVPKEEVKKRVTELLAFVGLADKAKTYPNQLSGGQKQRVGIARALATKPKILLCDEATSALDPETTQSILKLLKKVNEEYHVTILMITHEMGVIREICDKVAVLDKGRVIETGSVFDVFSQPKTAITRNFVRSVMHDNIPESIFQLIRQQGDGSQLYRISFVGKSAGEPLLSQIAKQYTVDVNVLFGSITELQGIPFGNLIVQFSGEEKEINRAIMHIHQQKVTIKEVLVDVS; translated from the coding sequence AACAGCATTAGATGATGTAAACTTGCATATTGACAAAGGAGAGATCTATGGCGTTATCGGATTTAGTGGTGCGGGGAAAAGCTCACTGATTCGCTGTGTTAATTTACTAGAACGACCGACATCCGGAAAGGTGGTAGTGGACGGCAAGAACATATTACATCTTTCTTCTAAGAAATTAAGAGAGGCAAAACGAAAAATTGGTATGATTTTTCAGCATTTTAATTTATTGAACTCCAAAAATGTTTATACAAATGTGGCAATGCCTTTATTATTAGCCAATGTTCCCAAGGAGGAAGTAAAAAAACGGGTTACCGAGCTGTTAGCATTTGTTGGCTTAGCGGATAAGGCAAAAACTTACCCAAATCAGTTATCGGGTGGCCAAAAGCAGCGTGTAGGGATTGCACGAGCATTAGCAACCAAACCAAAAATACTTTTATGTGATGAAGCAACCTCTGCATTGGATCCAGAAACGACACAGTCCATTTTAAAATTATTAAAAAAAGTCAATGAAGAGTATCATGTCACTATTTTGATGATTACTCATGAGATGGGCGTTATTCGTGAAATATGTGATAAGGTAGCGGTCTTGGATAAGGGAAGAGTGATTGAAACAGGCAGTGTATTTGACGTTTTTTCACAGCCAAAAACAGCTATTACACGTAATTTTGTCCGTTCTGTCATGCATGACAATATACCGGAGTCGATCTTTCAATTAATTAGACAACAAGGTGATGGCAGTCAACTATACCGAATCAGTTTTGTCGGAAAATCAGCAGGTGAACCACTATTATCACAAATTGCTAAACAATATACCGTCGATGTCAATGTTCTATTTGGCAGTATTACAGAGCTTCAGGGGATTCCTTTTGGCAACTTGATTGTTCAGTTTTCGGGAGAGGAAAAAGAAATAAATCGTGCCATCATGCATATTCATCAGCAGAAAGTGACGATAAAGGAAGTGTTAGTAGATGTTAGTTGA